Proteins from one Sulfurovum sp. TSL1 genomic window:
- a CDS encoding DUF3817 domain-containing protein, with the protein MSELQKFRWVNKIEGISFIILIFIAMPMKYSFGYPIATKVVGMLHGLLVFAFIYQIIEAKKETGFTFKETALYSILSLIPFGSFYTDKLLAKKMTMA; encoded by the coding sequence ATGTCTGAATTACAAAAGTTTCGTTGGGTCAACAAAATAGAAGGAATATCATTTATCATCCTGATCTTCATCGCTATGCCAATGAAATATAGTTTTGGCTATCCCATTGCCACGAAAGTCGTAGGTATGCTGCATGGTCTGCTTGTGTTTGCTTTCATCTACCAGATCATTGAAGCAAAAAAAGAAACTGGATTTACTTTTAAAGAGACGGCACTCTATTCCATCTTGTCACTGATCCCGTTCGGTTCTTTCTATACAGACAAACTGCTTGCTAAAAAGATGACGATGGCATAA
- a CDS encoding DUF975 family protein encodes MKNEERNVQNIPEYDFDIIEMIKTGFNRIEGVKGIFLAAFVVYVVIAVVVQVILGTFFPSPPPPAEPNYLNQMIVTILSYPILMPLIVGVIMLAIRYSRGERLAFQSIFHYYHLTGRLSLAALFIYIMTVIGFVLLIIPGIYLSVAYIFTLPLIADKGMDIWEAMETSRKAVTKHWFKVFGLFLLLSIIMTLGALALGIGLIWAVPLLFVTLYGLLYPLIFDGVEI; translated from the coding sequence ATGAAAAATGAAGAGAGAAATGTCCAAAACATACCGGAGTATGATTTTGATATCATAGAAATGATCAAAACAGGTTTTAATCGTATAGAAGGTGTCAAAGGAATATTCTTAGCTGCCTTTGTTGTCTATGTTGTTATTGCTGTGGTCGTACAGGTCATATTGGGTACTTTTTTTCCTTCTCCGCCACCGCCTGCAGAACCCAATTATCTGAACCAGATGATCGTTACTATCTTAAGTTACCCGATACTTATGCCGCTTATCGTAGGCGTTATCATGCTTGCCATCCGTTATTCACGCGGAGAGCGTCTGGCGTTTCAATCCATATTTCATTACTATCACCTTACGGGTAGGCTGTCATTGGCTGCGCTGTTCATCTATATTATGACGGTGATAGGTTTTGTATTGCTTATTATTCCTGGGATCTATCTGAGTGTTGCGTACATTTTTACACTGCCGCTTATTGCCGATAAAGGAATGGATATCTGGGAGGCAATGGAGACTTCGCGAAAAGCTGTCACGAAACACTGGTTCAAAGTGTTTGGTCTCTTTTTGTTGCTCAGTATCATCATGACACTGGGTGCATTGGCACTGGGAATCGGCCTTATCTGGGCAGTCCCATTGTTATTTGTGACACTGTATGGATTACTTTATCCCCTGATCTTTGACGGGGTAGAGATCTAA
- a CDS encoding ThiF family adenylyltransferase — protein MRFQRCRMLFGDEDFEKLQEAKILILGVGGVGSYALDCLYRSGVSDITILDYDVYDETNQNRQIGSEAVGMIKVDRLKDLYPGIKTIHQHMTVAWVKEFDFEPYDIVIDAADTTKVKIEVAKKCYKKLIMALGSAKRYDTNKIEVTSIWKTHGDALARKIRNELKKVKFDRNFTVVFSPEEDKCKEKGSCVAVTGAVGLTVCSEAIKRIIK, from the coding sequence ATGAGATTCCAACGTTGCCGTATGCTCTTTGGAGATGAGGACTTTGAAAAGTTACAAGAAGCAAAGATCCTTATTCTGGGTGTTGGCGGTGTAGGTTCTTATGCACTTGACTGTCTCTACCGTTCAGGTGTCAGTGACATTACGATCTTGGACTATGATGTCTATGATGAGACCAACCAGAACAGACAGATAGGCTCAGAAGCTGTAGGAATGATAAAAGTGGACCGCTTGAAAGATCTCTACCCCGGTATCAAGACCATCCATCAACATATGACCGTAGCCTGGGTCAAAGAATTTGATTTTGAACCTTATGACATTGTCATAGATGCTGCAGATACGACCAAGGTCAAGATAGAAGTAGCCAAAAAATGTTACAAAAAGCTCATCATGGCACTGGGTTCAGCCAAACGTTACGATACCAACAAGATCGAAGTCACTTCCATTTGGAAAACCCATGGTGATGCACTTGCAAGAAAAATACGCAACGAACTCAAAAAAGTCAAATTTGACCGAAACTTTACTGTCGTATTTTCTCCCGAAGAAGATAAGTGTAAAGAGAAAGGTTCGTGTGTAGCTGTTACTGGGGCTGTCGGTCTGACCGTTTGCTCTGAAGCGATAAAAAGGATCATTAAGTAA
- the serB gene encoding phosphoserine phosphatase SerB has product MSKLAVFDFDSTLMDGETIDFLAEPLGLEKSVAEITERAMAGELDFFKSLVARVSLIEGLEEERVNAICSELPMMPGAFEVVAGLKERGYTVVCFSGGFRNATKPACEKLGIDADFSNFLHSERGILTGQVGGEMMHSDAKGEMIIRLQNLLGVNRKDTLVVGDGANDLSMFAHADTRVAFCAKPVLKKAATHCVEEKDLTQILQIVDAL; this is encoded by the coding sequence ATGAGTAAACTAGCCGTATTTGACTTTGATTCAACACTGATGGATGGCGAGACCATCGACTTTTTGGCTGAACCACTTGGACTTGAAAAGTCTGTAGCAGAGATCACTGAAAGAGCGATGGCAGGGGAGTTGGATTTTTTCAAGTCTCTTGTAGCCAGAGTCTCACTTATAGAAGGTTTGGAAGAAGAGAGAGTAAATGCTATCTGTTCAGAACTTCCTATGATGCCTGGTGCGTTTGAAGTGGTGGCTGGTCTTAAAGAGCGTGGTTATACGGTAGTTTGTTTCTCCGGTGGCTTTAGAAATGCTACAAAGCCTGCTTGTGAGAAACTAGGCATTGACGCAGACTTCTCAAACTTCTTACATTCTGAAAGAGGCATACTTACCGGACAGGTTGGTGGAGAGATGATGCATTCTGATGCCAAAGGTGAAATGATCATACGACTACAAAATCTTTTGGGTGTAAACAGAAAAGATACACTTGTCGTAGGTGACGGGGCCAATGATCTCAGTATGTTCGCCCATGCAGATACACGTGTGGCATTTTGTGCAAAACCTGTACTGAAAAAGGCTGCAACCCATTGTGTAGAGGAGAAAGACCTCACCCAAATACTTCAGATAGTAGACGCGCTGTAA
- the surE gene encoding 5'/3'-nucleotidase SurE, which produces MKQILVTNDDGFESEGLLALVEALKPLGHVIVVAPTTEKSACGHSLTLTRPLNFVEIEEDFYKLDDGTPTDCVFLALNKVFTKEKRPDIVISGINIGANMGEDITYSGTASGAMEAVLQGIPAIAVSQVYRDRGASINELGYELAKESIVTLVKKIFADEFPLPSRRFLNVNIPSIPSSECKGFKVTRAGNRLYTHHAEVHHNPRGKEYYWIGLPALGWMETQGHVTDFEAINDGYVSITPVQLDMTSYDDIHSLDAWL; this is translated from the coding sequence ATGAAACAAATATTAGTCACCAATGATGACGGATTCGAATCTGAAGGACTTTTGGCACTGGTTGAAGCACTCAAACCTTTGGGTCATGTCATCGTTGTAGCACCCACCACAGAGAAATCAGCATGCGGACACTCACTGACATTGACCAGACCTCTCAATTTTGTAGAGATCGAAGAGGATTTTTACAAGCTGGATGACGGGACACCTACGGACTGTGTGTTTCTCGCACTCAATAAGGTTTTTACGAAAGAGAAACGGCCTGATATAGTCATCTCAGGTATCAATATAGGTGCAAATATGGGTGAAGACATTACATACTCCGGTACAGCATCCGGTGCAATGGAAGCCGTACTTCAAGGTATTCCTGCGATTGCCGTCTCACAGGTCTACAGAGATCGTGGTGCAAGCATTAATGAACTTGGGTATGAGCTTGCAAAAGAGAGTATTGTCACCCTTGTTAAAAAAATATTTGCCGATGAGTTTCCCCTGCCTTCTCGCAGATTTTTAAATGTCAACATTCCCTCTATCCCAAGCTCCGAATGTAAAGGTTTCAAAGTGACACGTGCAGGAAACCGTCTCTATACACATCATGCCGAAGTGCATCATAACCCACGGGGTAAAGAGTACTACTGGATAGGTCTGCCTGCTTTAGGCTGGATGGAAACACAAGGTCATGTCACGGATTTTGAAGCGATCAACGATGGGTATGTTTCTATCACGCCTGTACAACTGGACATGACAAGCTATGACGATATCCATTCTTTGGATGCGTGGCTATGA
- a CDS encoding methylenetetrahydrofolate reductase — protein MFEKFCDILCNDKKFITVEINPPHGASIDGIIADIQKHDLQNKVTGFSCTDNPLAKLKMSGVLSAIKVQQTFGKPVIATMSMRDKNKLSLQSTLLGANDFDLRCILALTGDPAKFSDQPEVKGVLERDSTLLLSIIYHLNKGVDYSNKPLNPAPKPIYPFAVSNATAKDMNSLKKRMIKKLNYGARAIITQPVYTLENAKELLALFEEAKALSIRDTAKEAQLVLGQFPIVRAKTANFIDDKVPGISVPKDIIDEMNLAAMDGEEREQEVGFALSKRIFDEMMDIHGKVHLMTHNRFDLCSQLIG, from the coding sequence ATGTTTGAAAAATTTTGCGACATTCTATGTAACGATAAGAAATTCATCACGGTTGAGATTAACCCTCCTCACGGAGCGTCCATAGATGGGATCATCGCTGACATTCAAAAACACGATCTGCAAAACAAGGTCACAGGGTTTTCATGTACAGACAATCCTTTGGCAAAACTCAAGATGTCAGGTGTACTCTCTGCCATAAAGGTACAGCAGACATTTGGAAAGCCTGTCATAGCCACAATGAGTATGAGAGACAAAAACAAGCTCTCTCTGCAGTCCACGCTTCTTGGAGCCAATGACTTTGATTTGCGCTGCATACTCGCACTGACCGGAGATCCTGCAAAATTTTCAGACCAACCTGAGGTGAAAGGTGTCTTGGAGCGTGACTCAACCCTGCTTTTGAGTATCATCTACCACCTCAACAAAGGGGTCGACTACAGTAATAAGCCGTTAAACCCCGCACCTAAACCCATCTATCCGTTTGCTGTGAGCAATGCGACCGCGAAAGATATGAACAGCCTGAAAAAACGTATGATCAAGAAACTCAATTACGGTGCACGTGCCATCATCACCCAGCCGGTATATACCCTGGAGAATGCCAAAGAGCTCTTAGCACTTTTTGAAGAAGCCAAGGCGTTGAGCATACGAGATACTGCAAAAGAAGCCCAGCTTGTCTTGGGCCAGTTCCCTATCGTAAGGGCCAAAACAGCCAACTTCATTGATGACAAAGTCCCCGGTATCTCTGTACCGAAAGACATTATAGACGAAATGAACCTTGCAGCGATGGACGGAGAAGAGAGAGAACAGGAAGTAGGATTTGCACTTTCGAAACGCATCTTTGATGAAATGATGGATATCCATGGAAAAGTGCATTTGATGACGCACAATCGTTTTGATCTGTGTAGTCAGCTGATAGGCTGA
- a CDS encoding UDP-2,3-diacylglucosamine diphosphatase: MFEIKEQAIFIADSHYPHHGDEFLVLLKKLEGGEVQTPQLFLMGDNFDLLFGHNDYIQTFSKEAIVLLQTLSQKLDIHYFEGNHDFCLKDVFPDIHVYSREEQPVMFHLDEKKIAVSHGDKYATGFGYDLYCQILRNEKTLRILKPFEKAIIDHRMKKLSKKHICFHFEGFEKRVEEILAHYSEADLVIEGHFHQCKTVGKYISLPSLACQGMVGVIEEGDMHFKTL; encoded by the coding sequence ATGTTTGAGATCAAAGAGCAGGCAATTTTTATTGCCGACTCACATTACCCTCATCATGGAGATGAATTTTTAGTTTTACTGAAGAAGCTGGAGGGCGGAGAAGTGCAAACGCCTCAGCTCTTTTTGATGGGTGACAACTTTGATCTGCTCTTTGGACATAATGACTACATACAGACTTTTTCAAAAGAAGCCATAGTTCTTTTACAGACGCTTTCACAAAAACTTGACATACACTACTTTGAAGGAAACCATGATTTTTGCCTCAAAGATGTTTTCCCTGATATCCATGTGTACAGTAGAGAAGAACAGCCTGTAATGTTTCATCTGGACGAAAAAAAGATTGCGGTCTCTCATGGTGACAAATATGCTACAGGATTTGGTTATGATCTCTATTGTCAAATTTTACGTAATGAAAAGACACTGAGGATCCTGAAACCTTTTGAAAAGGCTATCATCGATCATCGTATGAAAAAGTTGTCAAAAAAACATATCTGTTTTCACTTTGAGGGCTTTGAAAAAAGGGTGGAAGAGATATTGGCACACTACAGTGAAGCAGACCTTGTGATCGAAGGCCATTTTCATCAGTGTAAGACCGTAGGTAAATATATCTCGTTGCCCTCATTGGCATGCCAGGGTATGGTAGGTGTCATAGAAGAGGGAGACATGCACTTTAAGACACTTTAA
- a CDS encoding DUF3050 domain-containing protein — MTTFPLDNVKRLRKELATHPVYAAVTDMDDLTIFMQHHIYSVWDFMSLVKYLQNEIAPARTPWLPQGDAQVQRFINDIVLEEESDEGIPLEDGTPTYTSHFNLYRSAMEEVKKGSSARINAFIDKVTSDSLETALNTIEIPSPAKTFMETTFDFIHSDKPHVIAAAFALGREHIIPEMFRALLDKMQISREEAAVFHYYLDRHIELDGDHHGPMSLRMLDLLCEGDEEKIAEAEEAALLAIKARIKFWDGVLLAIEESKKQSA; from the coding sequence ATGACAACTTTCCCACTTGACAATGTAAAACGCCTAAGAAAAGAGCTTGCCACCCACCCGGTGTATGCAGCAGTTACAGATATGGATGATCTCACGATCTTCATGCAACATCATATCTATTCGGTTTGGGATTTTATGTCCTTGGTTAAATACCTGCAAAACGAGATTGCACCGGCACGCACACCATGGCTTCCTCAAGGTGATGCACAGGTACAGCGTTTTATCAATGACATTGTGCTCGAAGAAGAATCAGATGAGGGTATACCTTTAGAAGATGGCACCCCCACTTACACCAGTCATTTTAATCTTTACAGATCGGCCATGGAAGAGGTAAAAAAAGGAAGCAGTGCACGTATTAACGCGTTTATAGACAAAGTCACATCAGACTCTTTGGAAACTGCACTAAACACCATTGAAATACCCTCTCCTGCCAAAACATTCATGGAAACAACATTTGACTTCATCCACAGCGATAAACCTCATGTGATCGCTGCGGCCTTTGCTTTGGGTAGAGAACATATTATCCCCGAAATGTTCCGTGCACTGCTTGATAAAATGCAAATTTCACGAGAAGAAGCAGCAGTATTTCACTATTATCTGGATCGTCATATAGAACTTGACGGAGATCATCACGGACCCATGTCTTTACGTATGCTGGACCTGTTATGTGAAGGAGATGAAGAAAAAATTGCAGAAGCCGAAGAAGCTGCACTCCTTGCCATCAAAGCCAGAATAAAGTTTTGGGATGGTGTTTTACTGGCGATCGAAGAGAGTAAAAAGCAATCAGCCTAA
- the greA gene encoding transcription elongation factor GreA: MQKEPMLKVTYNKLSEELEQLKSVERGTIAKVIDEARELGDLKENAEYHAAKDKQGLMEARIAELTDIVGRAQVVDPSTLAHTRVSFGSTVELTDQDTGEEIHYTIVGGTESNPAKGLISFQSPMARALIGKEEGDEVSLVLPSGKKTYDIEEISYKEINLD, translated from the coding sequence GTGCAAAAAGAGCCGATGTTAAAAGTAACGTACAACAAACTTTCAGAAGAACTTGAACAGTTGAAATCTGTAGAGAGAGGCACTATAGCCAAAGTGATAGATGAAGCAAGAGAACTCGGTGATCTTAAGGAAAATGCGGAGTATCATGCTGCCAAAGACAAACAAGGTTTGATGGAAGCACGTATTGCAGAACTCACAGATATCGTAGGCCGTGCACAGGTTGTTGATCCTTCTACATTAGCTCATACCAGAGTGAGTTTTGGATCAACCGTAGAATTGACAGATCAAGATACAGGTGAAGAGATACACTATACTATAGTGGGGGGTACAGAATCAAACCCTGCTAAAGGCTTGATCTCTTTTCAGTCTCCTATGGCTCGTGCACTGATAGGAAAAGAGGAGGGGGATGAAGTTTCTCTTGTACTTCCTAGCGGTAAAAAAACATATGATATCGAAGAGATCTCTTATAAAGAGATCAACCTTGATTAA
- the argC gene encoding N-acetyl-gamma-glutamyl-phosphate reductase gives MVKVGVVGASGYTGLELVKMLVTHNGFQLTYLATTQGDTMIETLHPSLVDVISLPVEKADVASVAERCELVFLALPHKASMGFAKALLDKGVKVVDLSADYRLELDTYEAHYCAHEDKEHLGDATYALIEYYREELKGTNLAAGPGCYPTATLLGILPFIPYLDTSAPLFVDAKSGVSGAGKTLSETAHFVTINDNIFAYNPLKHRHAPEIAEKIEKVHGAKINVNFVPHLIPATRGELVSVYATLKEDIDPLEVLKKHYTNDPFIRIRETPVDIKSTAGTHFCDIFAAKNGNALFVSSAIDNLLRGASSQALVAANLMCGYDEGMGIPTIAYIP, from the coding sequence ATGGTAAAAGTCGGTGTTGTAGGAGCCAGTGGATATACAGGGCTGGAACTGGTGAAAATGTTGGTGACCCATAATGGGTTTCAGCTGACCTATCTTGCCACAACCCAGGGAGATACGATGATAGAAACACTGCATCCCTCTCTGGTAGATGTAATCAGTTTGCCTGTAGAAAAGGCAGATGTAGCCTCTGTGGCTGAACGCTGTGAACTTGTTTTTCTTGCCCTTCCTCACAAAGCCTCTATGGGCTTTGCAAAAGCGCTTTTGGATAAAGGGGTAAAAGTCGTTGATCTCTCTGCTGATTATCGTTTAGAGCTTGATACGTATGAAGCACACTACTGTGCTCATGAAGATAAAGAGCATTTAGGTGATGCTACCTATGCACTGATCGAATACTATAGAGAAGAGTTGAAGGGAACGAACCTTGCTGCCGGACCAGGCTGTTATCCTACTGCAACACTGCTTGGTATTTTACCGTTCATACCGTATCTTGATACTTCTGCGCCTCTTTTTGTCGATGCAAAGTCCGGTGTGAGCGGTGCAGGTAAAACATTGAGTGAGACTGCACATTTTGTGACGATCAACGATAATATCTTTGCCTACAATCCACTTAAACACCGTCATGCACCCGAAATCGCAGAGAAGATAGAGAAGGTACACGGTGCTAAAATAAATGTCAATTTTGTGCCTCATCTTATCCCTGCGACACGGGGTGAGTTGGTCTCTGTTTATGCAACGTTAAAAGAAGATATTGATCCGCTTGAAGTGTTGAAAAAACATTATACGAATGACCCGTTCATCCGCATCAGAGAGACACCGGTCGATATTAAAAGTACGGCGGGGACACATTTTTGTGACATCTTTGCAGCCAAAAACGGCAATGCACTTTTTGTCTCTTCTGCCATAGACAACCTCTTGCGTGGTGCAAGTTCTCAGGCACTTGTGGCTGCGAACCTGATGTGCGGATATGATGAAGGTATGGGGATACCAACGATCGCCTATATCCCATAG
- a CDS encoding YqaA family protein, giving the protein MVYIALFTVAFLSATLLPLGSEGLLLYDISQNNSLILLWIFATLGNTLGSMVNYWLGLKGETYLEKKGHLSADKMKKARGFFDRYGGWTLLLSWMPIIGDPLTFIAGVLRYQFKWFATIVAVAKGTRYAIVIFLASSLSV; this is encoded by the coding sequence ATGGTTTATATTGCACTTTTTACTGTGGCCTTTCTCTCTGCTACACTGCTTCCGTTGGGAAGTGAAGGATTACTTCTTTACGATATCTCTCAAAACAACTCACTGATACTCTTATGGATCTTTGCAACACTGGGCAATACACTAGGATCTATGGTGAACTATTGGTTAGGTTTGAAAGGTGAAACCTACCTTGAAAAAAAAGGACACCTTTCAGCCGATAAAATGAAAAAAGCAAGAGGTTTTTTTGACAGGTATGGAGGTTGGACCCTCCTGTTGTCATGGATGCCCATTATCGGGGACCCGTTGACTTTTATCGCGGGGGTTCTACGCTATCAATTCAAGTGGTTTGCGACTATTGTAGCGGTAGCTAAAGGAACACGTTATGCCATCGTCATCTTTTTAGCAAGCAGTTTGTCTGTATAG